The following are encoded together in the Anoplopoma fimbria isolate UVic2021 breed Golden Eagle Sablefish chromosome 13, Afim_UVic_2022, whole genome shotgun sequence genome:
- the fxn gene encoding frataxin, mitochondrial, whose amino-acid sequence MFSLTKTPCIYSHVICHLVKTQLNMLSRRSLFNQLRSLSHMSGVRPSTTHALLPVCQPQNKWFENRVGGVRWRKNIHLTQQRLEKPPPVHISELSEGAYDKLAEETLDALTDYFEDLTDEAFTGTDYDVVYSSGVLTVKVGRDHGTYVINKQTPNRQIWLSSPTSGPKRYDWTGERWVYAHDGASLHQLLSKEFSIIFNKNMDLSDLPYS is encoded by the exons aTGTTTTCTCTCACTAAAACGCCTTGTATTTATTCGCACGTGATATGTCACCTCGTGAAGACACAGCTCAACATGTTGAGCAGAAGGAGCCTGTTTAACCAG CTCAGGAGCTTGTCTCACATGTCGGGGGTTCGTCCGTCTACCACGCACGCGCTGCTTCCCGTCTGTCAACCTCAAAACAAA TGGTTTGAGAATAGAGTTGGTGGTGTAAGGTGGAGGAAGAACATCCACCTGACACAACAGAGGCTGGAGAAACCCCCCCCTGTGCATATAAG TGAGCTGTCCGAAGGCGCGTATGACAAGCTGGCAGAGGAGACACTGGACGCTCTGACCGATTATTTTGAGGACCTGACGGATGAAGCTTTCACCGGAACAGACTACGACGTTGTCTACTCC AGTGGAGTGCTGAcggtgaaggtgggcagagaCCACGGCACCTACGTCATCAACAAACAGACGCCCAACAGACAGATCTGGCTTTCTTCTCCCaccag TGGACCGAAGCGCTACGACTGGACGGGGGAGCGCTGGGTGTACGCTCACGACGGGGCGAGCCTCCACCAGCTGCTCTCTAAAGAGTTCTCCATCatcttcaataaaaacatggaCCTATCAGACCTGCCCTACTCCTGA
- the LOC129101368 gene encoding LOW QUALITY PROTEIN: 3-hydroxy-3-methylglutaryl-coenzyme A reductase-like (The sequence of the model RefSeq protein was modified relative to this genomic sequence to represent the inferred CDS: inserted 3 bases in 3 codons), which yields MLTGLFRMHGLLVASHPWEVIVGTVTLTICMMSMNMFTGNDQICGWNFDCPKTDEQILSSDIIILTITRCIAIVYIYFQFQNLRQLGSKYILGIAGLFTIFSSFVFSTVVIHFLDKELTGLNEALPFFLLLIDLSKACALAKYALSSSSQDEVRDNIARGMAVLGPTFTLDALVECLVIGVGTMSGVRQLEIMCCFGCMSVLANYFVFMTFFPACVSLVLELSRENQEGHPIWQLSHFSRVMEEEEDNKPNPVTQRVKMIMSLGLVMVHAHSRWIAEPLSINTTLGVPQVGMELDHLSPRRIEPERPLWHFYLTRMLTMDIEQVICLALALLLAIKYIFFEQTEMESTLSLKNPITMSAPALTXRRPTEACCRKEPCPPRPLAPTQSVAAPAPTNKPERDEVIRPLSTPAADPRPKSFFVXGEEEEELKSATVQPSLPPKPRDLDECVAILNNPELGARFLSDAEVMQLVNTKHIPAYKLEAIMERPERGVAIRRQMISAKLPSPSALSTLPYADYDYSKVIGTCCENVIGYMPVPVGVAGPLHLDGKQFQVPMATTEGCLVASTNRGCRAIAMGGGASCRILADSMTRGPVVKLPSACQAAEVKAWLESTDGFQDIKDAFDNTSRFARLQKLLVGLAGRNLYIRFHSKTGDAMGMNMISKGTEQALSRLQEHFPELQVVAVSGNFCTDKKPAAINWIEGRGKSAVCEATIPAKVVREVLKTSTAALVEVNISKNLVGSAMAGSIGGFNAHAANLVAAIYIACGQDPAQSVGSSNCITLMEASGPTGEDLYITCTMPSIELGTVGGGTSLXPQQACLQMLGVQGASQDCPGENARQLARVVCATVLAGELSLMAALAAGHLVKSHMTHNRSKVNLQATPGTCTEKAS from the exons ATGCTGACCGGTCTGTTCCGCATGCACGGCCTCCTGGTGGCCTCCCACCCCTGGGAGGTGATCGTGGGCACAGTCACCCTCACCATCTGTATGATGTCCATGAACATGTTCACCGGTAACGACCAGATCTGCGGCTGGAACTTCGACTGCCCCAAAACGGACGAG CAAATCCTGagcagtgacatcatcatcctTACCATCACACGTTGCATCGCCATTGTCTATATTTACTTCCAGTTCCAGAACTTGAGACAACTGGGGTCCAAATATATTTTAG GCATCGCCGGCCTTTTCACCATATTCTCCAGCTTCGTATTCAGCACGGTGGTCATTCACTTCCTTGACAAAGAGCTCACTGGCCTCAA CGAGGCATTGCCGTTCTTCCTGCTTCTCATCGACCTCTCCAAAGCATGCGCCCTCGCCAAGTACGCCTTGAGCTCCAGTTCTCAG GATGAAGTGAGGGACAACATCGCCCGTGGCATGGCGGTACTGGGACCTACCTTCACTCTGGACGCCCTGGTGGAGTGCTTAGTGATCGGAGTGGGAACAATGTCAG GTGTGCGACAGTTGGAAATCATGTGCTGCTTTGGCTGCATGTCTGTCTTGGCCAACTACTTTGTGTTCATGACTTTCTTCCCTGCCTGTGTCTCACTGGTGCTGGAG TTGTCCCGCGAGAATCAGGAGGGCCATCCAATCTGGCAGCTGAGCCACTTCTCCAGagtcatggaggaggaggaggacaacaaACCCAACCCCGTGACCCAGAGAGTCAAGATGATCATG TCTCTGGGCCTGGTGATGGTTCACGCCCACAGCCGCTGGATCGCCGAGCCCTTGTCCATCAACACCACACTGGGCGTCCCGCAGGTCGGCATGGAGCTGGACCACCTCTCACCCAGGAGGATCGAGCCTGAAAGACCGCTGTGGCACTTCTACCTCACCAG GATGCTAACCATGGACATAGAGCAGGTGATCTGTCTGGCCTTGGCCCTGCTGCTGGCTATCAAGTACATCTTCTTTGAGCAGACCGAGATGGAGTCCACTCTGTCGCTGAAGAACCCCATCACCATGTCCGCCCCCGCCCTGA CCCGACGACCCACTGAGGCCTGCTGCAGGAAGGAGCCGTGCCCTCCCCGCCCCCTCGCCCCCACCCAGAGCGTTGCAGCCCCGGCACCCACCAACAAGCCAGAGAGAG ATGAGGTTATCCGACCCTTGTCCACCCCGGCCGCTGATCCCCGGCCAAAGAGCTTCTTCG gcggggaagaggaggaggagcttaaGTCCGCGACAGTTCAGCCAAGCCTCCCCCCAAAGCCCAGAGACCTGGACGAATGTGTGGCCATCCTCAACAACCCTGAG ctggGAGCTCGTTTCCTGAGTGACGCCGAGGTGATGCAGCTGGTCAACACCAAACACATCCCTGCATACAAACTGGAGGCCATCAtggagagaccagagagaggagTGGCCATACGAAGACAGATGATCTCTGCCAAACTTCCCTCCCCTTCTGCTCTGTCCACCCTGCCATACGCCGACTACGACTACTCCAAG GTGATAGGCACCTGCTGTGAGAATGTGATTGGCTACATGCCTGTACCAGTAGGCGTGGCTGGGCCGTTGCATCTGGACGGGAAGCAGTTCCAGGTACCCATGGCAACCACGGAGGGCTGCTTGGTTGCCAGCACCAACCGCGGATGTCGAGCAATCGCT ATGGGAGGCGGGGCTAGCTGTCGTATCCTGGCTGACAGCATGACTCGTGGACCCGTAGTGAAACTGCCCTCTGCCTGCCAGGCTGCTGAGGTCAAGGCCTGGCTGGAGAGCACGGACGGCTTTCAGGACATCAAAGACGCCTTTGACAACACCAGCAG GTTTGCGCGGCTCCAGAAGCTGCTGGTTGGTCTGGCCGGGAGAAATCTCTACATCCGCTTTCATTCCAAGACTGGAGATGCCATGGGGATGAATATGATCTCCAAG GGTACAGAACAGGCTCTGAGCAGACTGCAGGAGCACTTCCCAGAGCTGCAGGTGGTGGCTGTCAGTGGGAACTTCTGCACCGACAAGAAACCAGCCGCCATCAACTGGATCGAAGGCAGGGGCAAGTCCGCCGTCTGTGAGGCTACCATCCCCGCTAAAGTGGTCAGAGAG GTTTTGAAAACGTCGACAGCGGCTCTGGTGGAGGTGAACATCAGTAAGAACCTGGTGGGATCAGCCATGGCGGGCAGCATTGGAGGATTCAACGCACACGCTGCCAACCTGGTGGCTGCCATCTATATAGCCTGTGGACAG GATCCGGCCCAGTCAGTGGGCAGCAGTAACTGCATTACCCTGATGGAGGCGTCGGGGCCAACGGGGGAGGACCTCTACATCACCTGCACCATGCCCTCCATAGAGCTGGGCACCGTAGGAGGAGGCACCAGCC CCCCCCAGCAAGCCTGCCTTCA gatgctgggCGTGCAGGGAGCCAGTCAGGACTGTCCAGGGGAGAACGCCCGGCAGTTGGCCAGGGTTGTGTGCGCCACCGTGCTGGCTGGAGAGCTCTCCCTGATGGCTGCTCTGGCTGCCGGCCACCTGGTCAagagtcacatgacacacaacAG ATCCAAGGTGAACCTACAGGCGACTCCAGGAACGTGCACTGAGAAGGCCTCCTGA